Proteins encoded together in one Gigantopelta aegis isolate Gae_Host chromosome 8, Gae_host_genome, whole genome shotgun sequence window:
- the LOC121379426 gene encoding DNA-binding transcriptional regulator BolA-like isoform X2 codes for MIIALHHIPRQRVLDAFVRLPLFSRYIAMSSVVTADKPVESSIRRKLTDCYKPQVLDIINESYMHSVPKGSETHFKVLVVSEAFANQPVIKRHRMVNETLKEELGGSVHALSIVAKTPDQWEQSEKKIGKSPACLGGAGL; via the exons atgataatag ctcTTCATCATATCCCAAGGCAGCGTGTGTTAGACGCTTTTGTCCGTTTACCGCTGTTTTCCCGCTATATAGCCATGAGTAGTGTCGTTACAGCTGAC AAACCAGTAGAAAGCTCAATAAGAAGAAAGCTGACCGACTGCTATAAG CCTCAAGTGCTTGACATCATCAATGAGAGTTATATGCACAGTGTTCCTAAAG GATCTGAAACTCACTTCAAAGTGTTGGTGGTGTCTGAAGCCTTCGCTAATCAGCCGGTCATCAAG AGGCACCGAATGGTTAATGAAACATTGAAGGAGGAACTTGGTGGATCAGTGCATGCTCTCTCAATAGTG GCGAAGACTCCGGATCAGTGGGAACAGTCGGAGAAGAAGATAGGAAAGTCTCCAGCTTGTCTGGGCGGGGCAGGACTGTAG
- the LOC121379426 gene encoding DNA-binding transcriptional regulator BolA-like isoform X1, producing the protein MSRALHHIPRQRVLDAFVRLPLFSRYIAMSSVVTADKPVESSIRRKLTDCYKPQVLDIINESYMHSVPKGSETHFKVLVVSEAFANQPVIKRHRMVNETLKEELGGSVHALSIVAKTPDQWEQSEKKIGKSPACLGGAGL; encoded by the exons ctcTTCATCATATCCCAAGGCAGCGTGTGTTAGACGCTTTTGTCCGTTTACCGCTGTTTTCCCGCTATATAGCCATGAGTAGTGTCGTTACAGCTGAC AAACCAGTAGAAAGCTCAATAAGAAGAAAGCTGACCGACTGCTATAAG CCTCAAGTGCTTGACATCATCAATGAGAGTTATATGCACAGTGTTCCTAAAG GATCTGAAACTCACTTCAAAGTGTTGGTGGTGTCTGAAGCCTTCGCTAATCAGCCGGTCATCAAG AGGCACCGAATGGTTAATGAAACATTGAAGGAGGAACTTGGTGGATCAGTGCATGCTCTCTCAATAGTG GCGAAGACTCCGGATCAGTGGGAACAGTCGGAGAAGAAGATAGGAAAGTCTCCAGCTTGTCTGGGCGGGGCAGGACTGTAG
- the LOC121379426 gene encoding DNA-binding transcriptional regulator BolA-like isoform X3, with protein MSSVVTADKPVESSIRRKLTDCYKPQVLDIINESYMHSVPKGSETHFKVLVVSEAFANQPVIKRHRMVNETLKEELGGSVHALSIVAKTPDQWEQSEKKIGKSPACLGGAGL; from the exons ATGAGTAGTGTCGTTACAGCTGAC AAACCAGTAGAAAGCTCAATAAGAAGAAAGCTGACCGACTGCTATAAG CCTCAAGTGCTTGACATCATCAATGAGAGTTATATGCACAGTGTTCCTAAAG GATCTGAAACTCACTTCAAAGTGTTGGTGGTGTCTGAAGCCTTCGCTAATCAGCCGGTCATCAAG AGGCACCGAATGGTTAATGAAACATTGAAGGAGGAACTTGGTGGATCAGTGCATGCTCTCTCAATAGTG GCGAAGACTCCGGATCAGTGGGAACAGTCGGAGAAGAAGATAGGAAAGTCTCCAGCTTGTCTGGGCGGGGCAGGACTGTAG
- the LOC121379425 gene encoding uncharacterized protein LOC121379425 codes for MATSDSLDDVFDEDAEESLLQQRDWNRVRSHVVKEGFRNGVTEGEERSMQEGFNAGYCRAVSLYYSLGNLRGKVGALLAVGQLKDGSVSLRETTCAELESILQEVTGFEKDLKTSVTAKCSELATVQSSLSQDVSVCSCDGRDVCRICYSDSREVVADLGLDDLSVGPENDKQKMQKTLGEDVSSTLCVEQITASYSQLLDQAKAAVDKFEYKVAKIVNETISC; via the coding sequence ATGGCGACGAGCGACTCCCTTGACGATGTGTTTGACGAAGATGCAGAAGAGAGCCTGCTACAGCAGAGAGACTGGAACAGGGTGAGGTCGCACGTCGTCAAGGAAGGCTTTAGAAACGGGGTTACGGAAGGCGAGGAGCGGTCCATGCAGGAGGGATTCAATGCTGGCTACTGTCGGGCTGTCAGTCTCTACTACAGTCTAGGAAACCTGCGTGGAAAGGTCGGCGCCCTTCTCGCGGTCGGTCAACTCAAGGATGGCAGTGTTAGTCTAAGGGAGACAACTTGTGCCGAGCTGGAATCAATTCTGCAGGAAGTGACTGGTTTTGAAAAGGATCTCAAGACGTCGGTGACGGCCAAGTGTTCCGAGCTTGCTACAGTTCAGTCAAGTCTGTCCCAGGATGTGTCTGTGTGTTCGTGCGATGGCCGCGACGTTTGTCGGATTTGTTACAGCGATTCAAGAGAGGTGGTCGCAGACTTAGGATTGGATGATTTGTCTGTTGGTCCAGAAAATGACAAACAGAAGATGCAGAAGACACTAGGTGAAGATGTGTCGTCAACACTGTGTGTAGAACAGATCACAGCAAGCTACTCCCAGTTACTCGACCAGGCTAAAGCTGCAGTTGACAAATTTGAATACAAAGTTGCTAAGATAGTGAATGAGACTATCAGTTGTTAG
- the LOC121380154 gene encoding uncharacterized protein LOC121380154 isoform X1 yields MTARQSSDKRYSFSYPKDEIIPTIANLELQYVHLQQVFIMLRQDYENSKHYLPGARYKLLKAMVKVTLLKKNMKRAGYFVQPYNVIDLNKELRRMSKLERAQKSQQISNLRDKYLYAYIQLYKLQRDFKGLNRVCCSRRYQRLKMMIKRIIHDDVLMSE; encoded by the exons TTTCCTACCCAAAGGATGAGATTATTCCGACTATTGCCAACCTTGAATTGCAATACGTTCACCTGCAGCAGGTTTTCATCATGTTGAGGCAAGACTACGAGAATTCCAAACACTATCTTCCCGGGGCGAGGTATAAACTACTAAAGGCTATGGTTAAAGTAACACTTTTGaagaaaaatatgaaaagaGCTGGATATTTTGTTCAACCCTACAATGTGATTGATCTAAATAAAG AATTACGGAGAATGTCCAAACTAGAACGTGCTCAGAAGAGTCAACAAATAAGCAACTTACGTGACAAATACCTATATGCCTATATCCAACTTTACAAACTCCAGCGTGACTTCAAAGGATTAAACCGCGTTTGCTGCAGCAGACGATATCAACGCTTGAAGATGATGATCAAACGAATTATACATGATGATGTCCTGATGAGTGAATGA